The Eubacterium maltosivorans genome includes the window ACGTCTACTAACAGCAAATGGTTATCGGTCCCGCCAGACACGATCCGGAAGCCTTTTTCGGTGAGCGCATCGCACAGTGCCTTGGCATTCTTTATGATCTGCTTCTGGTATTCTGTGAATTCCGGACTGGCGGCTTCTTTGAAGGCCACGGCCTTTCCTGCAATAATGTGCATCAACGGCCCTCCCTGTATACCGGGGAAAACAGCCTTATCAATTTTTTCCGCAAAGGCCGCCTTGCACAAAATGAGGCCGCCCCTTGGGCCGCGCAGTGTTTTATGGGTTGTGGTGGTGACAAAGTCCGCGTAGGGTACCGGGTTCTGGTGCAGTCCCGCTGCCACCAGCCCTGCGATGTGCGCCATATCCACCATCATCAGCGCATCATTGGCCTTACAGACCTTTGAAATACGTTCAAAGTCAATGGCTCTTGGATAAGAGCTGGCTCCTACTACCACCAGCTTTGGTTTCTTTTCCACGATCAGCCTTTCCAGCTCTTCATAATCGATGGTTTCCGAATCTGGGCTGACACCGTAGGATATAAAATTAAAATATTTTCCTGAAAGATTGACCTTGCTGCCGTGGGTCAAATGTCCGCCCTGGTCCAAACGCATCCCTAGCACCAGATCTCCAGGCTCCAGCACGGCAAAGTACACAGCCGTATTGGCCTGAGCCCCGGAATGGGGCTGGACATTGGCGTGGTCTGCGCCAAACAGCGCTTTCGCCCGCTCTCTCGCGATCCGTTCTACCTCGTCCACATACACACAGCCGCCATAATAGCGGGCGCCAGGTACGCCCTCGGCATATTTATTGGTCAGATGGCTGCCCATGGCCTCCATCACAGCCTCTGAAACAAAGTTTTCGGAAGCAATAAGCTCAATATGGCTTTGCTGCCTTTTGAGCTCCTTTTCCATAAACTCATAGATCTCCGGGTCTTCTCTTTTCACGTGTTCAAAATTCATTCTTTCTCCTCCACATACGCTCTTTTTCTGTTTATTTTAAATATTGGTTATCATTTTGCCGGTTAGACAGTTTTTCTAACGAGATGGCGATGCTCTTCACATAGGTCACCATTTCTTCCATCTTCGCTTTAAAGTAAAAAACAAACATAATTCCGGCCATCAAAAACAGAATTAAGATGATCGGAACAATGGTCCAAGCCGTACTGGCTAGGCTATTCATAAAGGTATTCATATTTTCTCCTAAGTTTGTCAATTTGGATTGTCCTTAATATAAAGACTATCGTCTGCAAATTAGTTACATACTATTTTAACACGAAAATACATTATTGCAAGCAGATTTTAAATTTTTCCCATTCCTTTTTAGCGCTTAAATAAAAAAACTATAAAATGTTTAGAAATTCTGCGCAGAGGTATATATATGTATAAAATTACTATAAAGGAGTGACAATTATGTTCCACCTCATTTGGGTTTTAATTATCGGCGGCATCATCGGTGCCATCGCCGGAGCTATAACAAGCAGAAGACTGCCAGCCGGCTGGGTCGGCAATATCGTTGCCGGGATCATCGGTTCATATCTCGGCGAATTACTTTTAGGCAACTGGGGACCGCAGATTGCCGGTATGGCGGTTTTCCCGTCTATTATCGGAGCGATCATCCTCGTTGTCATTGTATCCCTTATTCTTGGTTTAGGAAGAAAAGAAAGCTGACCACAGCATAAATAAAGGAGGAATTAACCATGGTACGTATATTACGCGCAGCTGCCGCCATCGGCGCAGCTGTTCTCATCTTCAGCCTGCTGAAAAACAAAGGCGCTGAAAAAGCATCCGACGGCGACAGCCTGAGAGATAAAGCAGAAGAAGCTATTGAAGCGACAGCCTCATCCATTTCCGAATGATTGACCGAGTCCGGCACAGCCGGACTTTTTTTATGCAAAAAACATCCCGGGGTGCAGCCGGGATGTTCGTTTGGGGAAAATGCTAAGCGCTCTTAATTTACTAAAAAAGAGGCGATGTTCTTGGAAACAAGCACATTTTACACCACCTCCACATTAAGATTCAAGCCAGACAGCCTAAAAATTTTGTTAAAATTCTGCGAAGCTCTGATTCTTTGCTTTCACCTGGCTTTTAAACTTTTCAATGACCTCGCCGACCGTCAGGCCATCCACCACCTCGCCGGTCTCGTTGATAATGCCCTGTATCCGTTCGTCGCTGTAGATTACATCCATATAGTGGCCCTGGTATTCTTTTGCTAGCTTCATTTCGGGTTCCTCTTTCGTAGATTGATACCATTGTATCTACCCAATCGGCTTATAAAAAAATCATAAAAGGAGATGTATTTTTGCAACACACCTCCCATCTAATTCTATTGGATTTTTTCCTTACCGCCCATATACATCCGCAGCGGTTCTGGAATATTAATGGTGCCGTCCTCGTTAATATTATTTTCAAGGAATGCGATGAGCATACGCGGCGGCGCAACCACCGTATTGTTCAGCGTATGGGCAAAGTATTTTCCCTTTTCCTTGCTGCGGACGCGGATACCCAAGCGCCGTGCCTGCGCGTCACCAAGATTAGAGCAACTGCCCACTTCAAAGTATTTCTGCTGTCGCGGCGACCACGCCTCAAC containing:
- a CDS encoding GlsB/YeaQ/YmgE family stress response membrane protein; this translates as MFHLIWVLIIGGIIGAIAGAITSRRLPAGWVGNIVAGIIGSYLGELLLGNWGPQIAGMAVFPSIIGAIILVVIVSLILGLGRKES
- the glyA gene encoding serine hydroxymethyltransferase codes for the protein MNFEHVKREDPEIYEFMEKELKRQQSHIELIASENFVSEAVMEAMGSHLTNKYAEGVPGARYYGGCVYVDEVERIARERAKALFGADHANVQPHSGAQANTAVYFAVLEPGDLVLGMRLDQGGHLTHGSKVNLSGKYFNFISYGVSPDSETIDYEELERLIVEKKPKLVVVGASSYPRAIDFERISKVCKANDALMMVDMAHIAGLVAAGLHQNPVPYADFVTTTTHKTLRGPRGGLILCKAAFAEKIDKAVFPGIQGGPLMHIIAGKAVAFKEAASPEFTEYQKQIIKNAKALCDALTEKGFRIVSGGTDNHLLLVDVSAVGLTGKEADDILGSVNITANKNAIPYDKQKPTVTSGVRVGTPAVTTRGMKEEDMSVIADAFEAALIKKDLELAKEKVAYLTSKYPLYE